The Mammaliicoccus sciuri genome window below encodes:
- a CDS encoding 2-thiouracil desulfurase family protein, protein MIVISACLVGEKVRYDGNHKLDLFYKNLIDEKKAISICPEILGGLQVPREPAEIIGGDGYDVWNDQAKVMTVTGRDVTIQFKEGAKRALSIIKDLNAKTVILKSDSPSCGSTVIYDGTFTGNKKEGVGVTTALFTLNDIKVYDEKTFFTIFDNHEA, encoded by the coding sequence ATGATCGTTATTAGTGCATGTTTAGTTGGAGAAAAAGTAAGGTATGATGGCAACCATAAGTTGGATTTATTCTATAAGAATTTAATAGATGAGAAGAAAGCGATTAGTATTTGTCCTGAAATATTAGGTGGATTACAAGTTCCAAGAGAACCAGCAGAAATCATCGGAGGAGATGGTTATGATGTTTGGAATGATCAAGCAAAGGTCATGACTGTTACAGGTCGTGATGTCACAATACAATTTAAAGAAGGCGCTAAACGTGCACTCTCTATTATTAAAGATTTAAATGCCAAGACGGTTATTTTGAAAAGTGATAGTCCGTCATGCGGTAGTACAGTTATATACGATGGTACATTTACGGGAAATAAAAAAGAAGGTGTCGGTGTTACGACAGCCCTCTTTACATTGAATGATATTAAAGTCTATGATGAAAAAACATTTTTTACTATTTTTGATAATCACGAAGCTTAA
- a CDS encoding undecaprenyl-diphosphate phosphatase, with amino-acid sequence MFILELIKAIILGIVEGLTEFAPVSSTGHQILVDDMWLKSTAFLGSESAFTFKVVIQLGSILAAAWIFRNRYFDMLHIKQNEQQKRKLKLSHIIVGLVPAGILGLLFDDFIEEHLFSVPTVLIGLLLGAIYMIGADMYSKRVTNPHKVDDMNYPKAFVIGLSQAIALWPGFSRSGSTISTGVFLKLDHKAASDFTFIMAVPIMFAASAKALLGNLQFITLNQIPFYIVGFIASFIFGLISIKLFLKLINRVKLIPFAIYRIILVIIIAIAYFGFGIGQNIG; translated from the coding sequence ATGTTTATATTAGAATTAATAAAAGCCATTATATTAGGTATTGTTGAAGGTTTAACAGAATTCGCACCTGTTTCATCTACAGGTCATCAAATTTTAGTAGATGATATGTGGTTAAAATCTACAGCTTTTCTTGGAAGCGAATCAGCATTCACATTTAAAGTTGTGATCCAATTAGGTTCAATCCTTGCAGCCGCATGGATATTTAGAAATCGATATTTTGACATGTTACATATTAAACAAAACGAACAGCAAAAAAGAAAATTAAAATTGTCACATATTATTGTTGGGCTTGTACCAGCTGGTATTCTCGGACTATTATTTGATGACTTCATTGAAGAACATTTATTTAGTGTCCCAACAGTATTAATCGGTTTATTACTTGGAGCTATATATATGATTGGTGCCGATATGTATTCTAAACGCGTCACAAATCCACACAAAGTAGATGATATGAACTATCCAAAAGCATTTGTAATTGGTCTATCTCAAGCAATTGCATTATGGCCAGGGTTTAGTCGTTCAGGTTCAACCATTTCAACAGGTGTCTTCTTAAAGTTAGATCATAAAGCTGCTTCTGACTTCACATTTATTATGGCAGTACCTATTATGTTTGCAGCAAGTGCAAAAGCATTACTCGGAAATCTACAATTTATAACGTTAAATCAAATACCTTTCTATATTGTAGGATTTATCGCATCATTTATATTTGGACTGATTTCAATCAAATTATTCCTAAAACTGATTAATAGAGTAAAATTAATACCTTTTGCGATTTATCGTATTATTTTAGTTATAATTATTGCCATTGCATATTTCGGTTTTGGAATTGGTCAGAATATCGGCTAA
- a CDS encoding LOG family protein, which produces MKKIAVFCGASKGNDPIYTEQAYALGKYLAENKYELVYGAGSTGMMGAVANGVIDHDGIAIGVMPRFLGEREIAHENLTEYHVVETMHERKQMMSDMADAFIMLPGGAGSLEEFFEIYTWSQIGLHHKPIGALNTKQFFNPLSLMIHHLISTEFISSDYKNLAIIKENIDDLFSAMKMSQPVKLRDYQK; this is translated from the coding sequence ATGAAGAAAATTGCTGTTTTTTGTGGTGCAAGTAAGGGAAATGACCCAATTTATACAGAACAAGCTTATGCGTTAGGTAAATATTTAGCCGAAAATAAATATGAATTAGTATATGGTGCCGGATCAACTGGCATGATGGGAGCAGTAGCCAATGGTGTCATTGACCATGATGGTATTGCTATTGGCGTAATGCCAAGATTCTTAGGGGAACGTGAAATCGCTCATGAAAATTTAACAGAATATCACGTTGTTGAAACGATGCATGAAAGAAAACAAATGATGTCTGATATGGCTGATGCATTCATTATGTTGCCTGGTGGTGCTGGATCTTTAGAGGAATTCTTTGAAATTTACACATGGTCTCAAATAGGACTACATCACAAACCAATTGGTGCATTAAATACTAAACAATTTTTCAACCCATTAAGTTTAATGATTCATCATTTAATATCGACTGAATTTATCAGTTCAGATTATAAAAATTTAGCGATTATTAAAGAAAATATCGATGATTTATTTAGTGCTATGAAAATGTCACAACCCGTTAAGCTTCGTGATTATCAAAAATAG
- a CDS encoding YaiI/YqxD family protein produces the protein MNRIIIDGDACPVTDDIIRLTQHTGISVLIIRSVNHFSLAEYPDYVSTIYVDHGADSTDFRIIKLTQPDDIVVTQDYGLASLLLNKALHVIHHKGYEYTSQNIEQLLTQRHISAQVRQQGGRTKGPKKHIQEDHKVFSEFLSKLIKKHSGQ, from the coding sequence ATTAACAGAATTATTATAGATGGAGATGCTTGTCCAGTTACGGATGATATCATTCGTTTAACTCAACATACAGGCATCTCTGTTCTTATTATTAGAAGTGTTAACCATTTCTCATTAGCGGAATATCCCGATTATGTTTCAACAATATATGTTGATCATGGTGCTGATAGTACAGACTTTAGAATTATCAAATTGACGCAACCAGATGATATCGTTGTGACGCAAGATTATGGACTAGCGAGTCTTTTATTAAATAAAGCCCTTCATGTTATCCACCATAAAGGTTACGAGTATACTTCTCAAAATATTGAACAACTGTTAACGCAAAGACATATTTCTGCTCAAGTACGTCAACAAGGTGGTAGAACGAAAGGTCCTAAAAAACATATTCAAGAAGACCATAAAGTTTTTTCAGAATTTCTATCAAAATTAATAAAAAAACATTCTGGACAATGA